Below is a genomic region from Caldicoprobacter guelmensis.
AGCCATTTCAGTATGGAACAGCTTAAAAAAGGCTTACGGGAGTGCTTAAAGGTGGATTATGGTATAAAGAGTGGGAGGATCCAGCAGCAACGTCTGGGAATTGAAATGCTCATCATAAACATGTGCAAAAAATGAGCCAGTCATCTTGCTGTGGAGTCGATGGCTCGTCTATCATAAAACAAAATTGCCGCCACACTACCCCTCATTTTGGCTGGGGGTCAATGGCGGTTTTCGGTTTTTTTGGGTGAGTTTTAAGCCTTCAAGGGTGTACGGAAAGAAAAGAACATCACTGTGCTGCCTGCTGTTGTGCCAGCGCGCGATTTAAACGGATGGCCAATCTGGATTTTTTACGATTAGCGGTATTTCTGTGGATAACGCCCTTTGAGGCAGCCATATCGATCCTCTTTACTACCTGGGGGAACAGAGCCTTTGCCCCTTCGATATCGCCGGCTTCTAAAGCTCTTTCAAATTTCTTAATCATGGTTTTCACATTGGAACGTATCATCTTGTTTCTGAGGGTGCGTTTCTTTATGA
It encodes:
- the rpsT gene encoding 30S ribosomal protein S20; its protein translation is MANTKSALKRIRIIKKRTLRNKMIRSNVKTMIKKFERALEAGDIEGAKALFPQVVKRIDMAASKGVIHRNTANRKKSRLAIRLNRALAQQQAAQ